The following coding sequences are from one Pigmentibacter sp. JX0631 window:
- a CDS encoding NUDIX hydrolase, whose amino-acid sequence MKIQKKFVSILLLMVTSCSNSSEKSDKNPQNQEVITYNGTDDLYEVESSTSPFARPKNAKIGFDVDGVLHTEVKYTANDFYYFKRPAFETTGRNIRLKKEIDFLLSNGNNPSVVTHNKSVCVSANTIKRDNLFKENGLPSIPSSQVFCVNGDKSVEINNQALTLFYDDSPGVLSLVSANSPTTKLFMPLPKHQKVAHYFSDKVIPTKPISKCGVLIVDDSKPDKRFLLQLRSPKLGEWWNFPGGSCAYHENKHLNFATQEFEDPITGAIREFDEEAGKFKSLKNELDQSKRLMVLQSNDYVLFVVKLDKNYLDNRKFVPQDKFAHEVSNKLFNIPNSPGYRWFKLSECKKGAKVDGYNLGITGKTCDTFRTYLDAF is encoded by the coding sequence ATGAAAATTCAAAAAAAATTCGTTTCTATTTTATTACTTATGGTTACAAGCTGTTCTAATTCATCAGAAAAATCGGATAAAAATCCTCAAAATCAAGAAGTTATAACTTATAATGGTACAGATGATTTATATGAAGTAGAGAGTTCAACCTCTCCTTTTGCAAGACCTAAAAATGCTAAAATTGGCTTTGATGTTGATGGTGTATTGCATACTGAAGTAAAATATACAGCAAATGATTTTTATTACTTTAAAAGACCAGCATTTGAAACTACTGGCAGAAATATCAGACTAAAAAAAGAAATTGATTTTCTTCTAAGCAATGGAAATAATCCTTCTGTTGTTACTCATAATAAATCAGTTTGTGTTTCAGCGAATACTATTAAAAGAGATAATTTATTTAAAGAAAATGGCTTACCTTCAATTCCAAGTAGTCAAGTTTTTTGTGTAAACGGAGATAAGTCTGTTGAGATAAATAATCAAGCTTTAACTTTATTTTATGATGATAGTCCTGGAGTTTTATCTTTAGTTTCTGCTAATAGCCCAACTACAAAACTATTTATGCCGTTACCTAAACATCAAAAAGTTGCTCATTATTTTTCTGATAAAGTAATTCCAACAAAACCAATATCAAAATGTGGGGTTTTAATAGTTGATGATTCAAAACCAGATAAAAGATTCTTATTACAATTGAGATCTCCTAAGCTAGGAGAATGGTGGAATTTTCCAGGTGGTTCATGCGCATATCATGAGAATAAACATTTAAATTTTGCAACACAAGAATTTGAAGATCCAATAACAGGCGCTATCCGTGAATTTGATGAAGAAGCTGGTAAATTTAAATCATTAAAGAATGAGCTTGATCAATCAAAGCGTTTAATGGTGTTACAATCTAATGACTACGTATTGTTTGTCGTTAAATTAGATAAAAATTATTTAGACAATCGTAAATTTGTACCGCAGGATAAATTTGCGCATGAAGTTAGCAATAAATTATTTAATATTCCTAATAGCCCTGGTTATCGTTGGTTTAAATTGAGTGAATGTAAAAAAGGGGCTAAAGTTGATGGATATAACTTAGGCATTACTGGGAAGACTTGTGATACGTTTAGAACTTATTTAGATGCTTTTTAA